One window of Burkholderia vietnamiensis LMG 10929 genomic DNA carries:
- the guaA gene encoding glutamine-hydrolyzing GMP synthase, which yields MHDKILILDFGSQVTQLIARRVREAHVYCEIHPNDVSDAFVREFAPKAVILSGSHASTYEDHQLRAPQAVWDLGVPVLGICYGMQTMAVQLGGKVEWSDHREFGYAEMRAHGHTRLLDGIDDFKTAEGHGMLKVWMSHGDKVAELPPGFTLMASTPSCPIAGMADEARGYYAVQFHPEVTHTVKGRQIIERFVLQIAGAKPDWIMKNHIEEAVAKIREQVGDEEVILGLSGGVDSSVAAALIHRAIGDQLTCVFVDHGLLRLNEGKMVLDMFEGRLHAKVVHVDASEQFLGHLAGVTDPEQKRKIIGREFVEVFQAEAQKLSKAKWLAQGTIYPDVVESGGTKTKKATTIKSHHNVGGLPETLGLKLLEPLRDLFKDEVRELGVALGLPPEMVYRHPFPGPGLGVRILGEVKREYAELLRRADAIFIEELRGTTATAQDAAAGLCGEGDVGKSWYDLTSQAFAVFLPVKSVGVMGDGRTYDYVTSLRAVQTTDFMTAHWAHLPYALLGRASNRIINEVRGINRVVYDISGKPPATIEWE from the coding sequence ATGCACGACAAAATCCTGATTCTCGACTTCGGTTCGCAAGTCACCCAACTGATCGCGCGCCGCGTGCGCGAAGCGCACGTCTACTGCGAGATCCATCCGAACGACGTGTCCGACGCGTTCGTTCGCGAGTTCGCGCCGAAGGCGGTGATCCTGTCGGGCAGCCACGCCAGCACCTACGAAGACCACCAGCTGCGCGCGCCGCAGGCCGTGTGGGACCTCGGCGTGCCGGTGCTCGGCATCTGCTACGGCATGCAGACGATGGCCGTGCAGCTCGGCGGCAAGGTCGAGTGGAGCGACCATCGCGAATTCGGCTATGCGGAAATGCGCGCGCATGGTCATACGCGCCTGCTCGACGGCATCGACGATTTCAAGACGGCCGAAGGCCACGGGATGCTGAAGGTCTGGATGAGCCACGGCGACAAGGTGGCCGAGCTGCCGCCGGGCTTCACGCTGATGGCGTCGACGCCGAGCTGCCCGATCGCCGGCATGGCCGACGAGGCGCGCGGCTACTACGCGGTGCAGTTCCATCCGGAAGTCACGCACACGGTGAAGGGCCGCCAGATCATCGAGCGCTTCGTGCTGCAGATCGCCGGCGCGAAGCCCGACTGGATCATGAAGAACCACATCGAGGAAGCGGTCGCGAAGATCCGCGAGCAGGTCGGTGACGAGGAAGTGATTCTCGGCCTGTCGGGCGGCGTCGATTCGAGCGTCGCGGCGGCGCTGATCCATCGCGCGATCGGCGACCAGCTGACCTGCGTGTTCGTCGATCACGGCTTGCTGCGCCTGAACGAAGGCAAGATGGTGCTCGACATGTTCGAGGGCCGCCTGCACGCGAAGGTCGTGCACGTCGACGCATCGGAGCAGTTCCTCGGCCATCTGGCCGGTGTGACCGATCCGGAGCAGAAGCGCAAGATCATCGGTCGCGAGTTCGTCGAGGTGTTCCAGGCTGAGGCGCAGAAGCTGTCGAAGGCGAAGTGGCTCGCGCAGGGCACGATCTATCCGGACGTGGTCGAATCGGGCGGCACGAAGACGAAGAAGGCGACGACGATCAAGAGCCACCACAACGTCGGCGGCCTGCCGGAAACGCTCGGTCTGAAGCTGCTCGAACCGCTGCGCGATCTGTTCAAGGACGAAGTGCGCGAGCTGGGCGTCGCGCTCGGCCTGCCGCCGGAGATGGTGTACCGCCATCCGTTCCCGGGCCCGGGCCTCGGCGTGCGGATTCTCGGCGAAGTGAAGCGCGAATATGCGGAACTGCTGCGTCGCGCGGATGCGATCTTCATCGAGGAACTGCGCGGTACGACCGCCACCGCGCAGGACGCGGCAGCCGGCCTGTGCGGCGAAGGCGACGTCGGCAAGAGCTGGTACGACCTGACGAGCCAGGCGTTCGCGGTGTTCCTACCGGTGAAGTCGGTCGGCGTGATGGGCGACGGCCGCACGTACGACTACGTGACGTCGTTGCGCGCGGTGCAGACGACCGACTTCATGACCGCACACTGGGCGCATCTGCCGTACGCGCTGCTCGGCCGTGCGTCGAACCGGATCATCAACGAGGTGCGCGGGATCAACCGGGTGGTGTACGACATCTCGGGGAAGCCGCCGGCGACGATTGAGTGGGAGTGA
- a CDS encoding DnaJ family domain-containing protein: MRLLDALVEQRIAAAAARGEFDDLPGTGAPQALDDDLLVPEEVRVANRILKNAGFVPPAVEQLRALRNLQDELQAVGDRAARCRLQAKILALDMALESLRGGPMVMPRDYCRRIAERLCERGLDEAPAEAGPM, translated from the coding sequence ATGAGATTGCTTGACGCACTGGTCGAACAACGCATCGCCGCCGCCGCCGCGCGGGGCGAGTTTGACGATTTGCCCGGTACCGGCGCGCCGCAGGCGCTGGATGACGACCTCCTCGTCCCCGAGGAGGTCCGGGTGGCCAACCGTATCCTGAAGAACGCCGGCTTCGTGCCGCCGGCCGTCGAGCAATTGCGCGCGCTGCGCAACCTGCAGGACGAACTGCAGGCGGTCGGCGATCGTGCCGCACGTTGCCGGCTTCAGGCGAAGATCCTCGCGCTCGACATGGCGCTGGAATCGCTGCGCGGCGGTCCGATGGTGATGCCGCGCGACTATTGCCGCCGCATCGCCGAGCGTCTGTGCGAACGCGGGCTCGACGAAGCGCCCGCCGAAGCGGGGCCGATGTGA
- the tadA gene encoding tRNA adenosine(34) deaminase TadA: MSADALHDAAPESVGAADSPVSEPTIEPAPASARDLHFMRLAQAAAEEARAAGEVPVGAVLVRGDEVIARGFNHPIGGHDPSAHAEMAALRMAAQHLQNYRMPGCELYVTLEPCLMCAGAIMHARIARVVYGAADPKTGACGSVIDAFANPQLNHHTEVTGGVLADECGAALKSFFAERRRAVREARLARDAESGAA; encoded by the coding sequence GTGAGCGCAGACGCGCTGCACGACGCGGCCCCCGAATCCGTCGGCGCTGCCGATTCCCCCGTATCCGAGCCCACGATCGAGCCCGCGCCCGCGTCTGCGCGCGACCTGCATTTCATGCGGCTCGCGCAGGCCGCGGCCGAAGAGGCGCGCGCCGCGGGCGAAGTGCCGGTCGGCGCGGTGCTCGTGCGCGGCGACGAAGTGATCGCACGCGGCTTCAACCATCCGATCGGCGGGCACGACCCGTCGGCCCACGCGGAAATGGCCGCGCTGCGGATGGCGGCCCAGCATCTGCAGAATTACCGGATGCCCGGCTGCGAGTTGTACGTGACGCTCGAGCCTTGTCTGATGTGCGCGGGCGCGATCATGCACGCGCGCATCGCACGCGTGGTCTACGGCGCGGCCGACCCCAAGACGGGCGCCTGCGGCAGCGTGATCGACGCATTCGCGAATCCCCAGCTGAACCACCACACCGAAGTGACCGGCGGCGTGCTCGCCGACGAATGCGGCGCCGCGCTGAAGTCGTTCTTCGCGGAGCGCCGCCGCGCGGTGCGCGAAGCGCGGCTCGCCCGCGACGCCGAATCGGGCGCGGCATGA
- the ldcA gene encoding muramoyltetrapeptide carboxypeptidase, producing the protein MSFQPAASYTIRLLAPSGYPHDPDAINRALERLSSAQQRIENIEATQRRFQRFGGTDGERAGDLNRLADPQRALPDIALAVRGGYGAARILHGLDYRGLERRLRDQPIALVGHSDFTAIQLALYAKARIKTFGGPMLSADFGAETPSDFTMQHFWQTLSQPSTTIVADVPQVQAVTAAGTLWGGNLAILSSLVGTPYMPDIEGGILFIEDVNEQPFRIERMIYQLHLSGLLARQQALVIGQFTGARPFEYDNGYDMEAMIEQVRSVIGIPVVTGLQFGHVPDLLTLPFGAHAELVANAHGFRLTLSDYPHLG; encoded by the coding sequence ATGTCCTTCCAGCCCGCCGCGTCCTATACCATTCGCCTGCTTGCGCCGTCCGGTTATCCGCACGATCCCGACGCGATCAATCGCGCGCTCGAGCGTTTGAGCAGCGCCCAGCAGCGCATCGAAAACATCGAGGCGACGCAGCGCCGCTTTCAGCGCTTCGGCGGCACCGACGGCGAACGCGCCGGCGACCTGAACCGCCTCGCCGATCCGCAGCGGGCGCTGCCCGACATCGCGCTCGCGGTGCGCGGCGGCTACGGCGCCGCGCGCATCCTCCACGGGCTCGACTATCGCGGGCTCGAGCGCCGCCTGCGCGATCAGCCTATCGCGCTGGTCGGCCATAGCGACTTCACCGCGATCCAGCTCGCGCTGTACGCGAAGGCGCGCATCAAGACCTTCGGCGGCCCGATGCTGTCGGCGGATTTCGGCGCCGAAACGCCGAGCGACTTCACGATGCAGCACTTCTGGCAGACGCTGTCGCAGCCGAGCACGACGATCGTCGCCGACGTGCCGCAGGTGCAGGCCGTGACCGCGGCGGGCACGCTGTGGGGCGGCAATCTCGCGATCCTGTCGTCGCTGGTCGGCACGCCGTACATGCCGGACATCGAAGGCGGCATCCTATTCATCGAGGACGTCAACGAGCAGCCGTTCCGGATCGAACGGATGATCTATCAGCTGCATCTGTCCGGGCTGCTCGCGCGCCAGCAGGCGCTCGTGATCGGGCAGTTCACGGGCGCGCGGCCGTTCGAATACGACAACGGCTACGACATGGAGGCCATGATCGAGCAGGTGCGCTCGGTGATCGGCATCCCGGTCGTCACGGGCTTGCAGTTCGGCCACGTGCCCGATCTGTTGACGCTGCCGTTCGGCGCACACGCCGAACTCGTCGCGAACGCGCACGGCTTCCGGCTCACGCTGTCCGACTATCCGCATCTCGGCTGA
- a CDS encoding GntR family transcriptional regulator, with protein MQNMNEPDIPASGAAGPEAIAERIRTAILEHRLAPGAKLTEAQLCDVFGVKRGTIRQALSQLAADKLVDLEPNRGAFVASPTLQDVHEVFEMRRIIELAVVERLATGPGAKRLKGVAALIDKERRAFERHDFAAWIRLSGEFHTALAALTGNATLCECLDGLVARSTLMSALYESHGRSPCSCDDHDGILAALEAGDSKRAVTLMAHHLQHVELKMLDRPAQGQVDLREVFGGA; from the coding sequence ATGCAGAACATGAACGAGCCCGATATCCCTGCGTCCGGTGCCGCCGGCCCTGAAGCGATCGCCGAGCGGATCCGCACCGCGATCCTCGAGCATCGGCTCGCGCCCGGCGCGAAGCTGACGGAGGCGCAGCTGTGCGACGTGTTCGGCGTGAAGCGCGGGACGATCCGCCAGGCGCTGTCGCAGCTCGCGGCCGACAAGCTCGTCGATCTCGAGCCGAACCGCGGCGCCTTCGTTGCGAGCCCGACGCTGCAGGACGTGCACGAGGTGTTCGAGATGCGCCGCATCATCGAGCTGGCCGTCGTCGAGCGGCTCGCGACGGGGCCGGGCGCGAAACGGTTGAAGGGCGTCGCCGCGCTGATCGACAAGGAGCGCCGCGCGTTCGAGCGTCACGACTTCGCCGCGTGGATCCGCCTGTCCGGCGAATTCCATACGGCGCTCGCCGCGCTCACGGGCAACGCGACGCTGTGCGAATGCCTCGACGGGCTCGTCGCGCGCTCGACGCTGATGTCGGCGCTGTACGAGTCGCACGGTCGCAGCCCGTGCTCGTGCGACGACCACGACGGGATCCTGGCCGCGCTGGAAGCGGGCGATTCGAAGCGGGCGGTGACGCTGATGGCGCACCACCTGCAGCATGTCGAACTGAAGATGCTGGACCGGCCCGCGCAAGGGCAGGTCGATTTGCGCGAAGTGTTCGGCGGCGCCTGA
- a CDS encoding NCS1 family nucleobase:cation symporter-1, with amino-acid sequence MAQFSVAHDSAYPAEQGGEGGDPALPDGYSERLYNEDLAPLKNQTWGAYNIFAFWMSDVHSVGGYVFAGSLFALGLTSWQVLIALIVGITIVNRLCNLIARPSQQIGVPYPVACRATFGVLGANVPAVIRGLIAIAWYGIQTYLASSALVIVVLKFFPQWMPYADVHRYGFLGLSAVGWAGFMLLWVLQAFVFWNGMETIKKFIDFAGPAVYVVMFILAGYMVWRAGWRNIGINLGGVKYHGAQVIPVMITAVSLVVSYFSGPMLNFGDFSRYCRSFGDVKRGNFWGLPVNFLAFSLVTVVTTAATLPVFGELITDPVATVGRIDHPTAVILGALTFTIATIGINIVANFVSPAFDFSNVAPRLISWRAGGMLAAVASIFITPWNLFNNPAVIHYTLDVLGAFIGPLYGVLIADFYLVKRGRLVRDDLYTMSERGAYWYTGGVNRRALAALLPAAVIAVVCVMVPGWEAAANFSWFIGAGLGFAFYRLLVSTNA; translated from the coding sequence ATGGCTCAGTTCAGTGTGGCGCACGACAGCGCATATCCTGCGGAACAAGGCGGCGAGGGCGGCGATCCGGCCTTGCCGGACGGTTACAGCGAGCGTTTGTACAACGAAGATTTGGCACCACTGAAGAACCAGACGTGGGGCGCGTACAACATCTTCGCGTTCTGGATGTCCGACGTGCACAGCGTCGGCGGCTACGTGTTTGCCGGCAGCCTGTTCGCGCTCGGGCTGACGAGCTGGCAGGTGCTGATCGCGCTGATCGTCGGCATCACGATCGTGAACCGGCTGTGCAACCTGATCGCGCGACCGAGCCAGCAGATCGGCGTGCCGTATCCGGTCGCGTGCCGCGCGACGTTCGGCGTGCTGGGCGCCAACGTGCCGGCCGTGATCCGCGGGCTGATCGCGATCGCGTGGTACGGCATCCAGACCTATCTCGCGTCGAGCGCGCTGGTGATCGTCGTGCTGAAGTTCTTCCCGCAATGGATGCCGTACGCGGACGTCCATCGCTACGGCTTCCTCGGGCTGTCGGCCGTCGGCTGGGCCGGCTTCATGCTGCTGTGGGTGCTGCAGGCGTTCGTGTTCTGGAACGGGATGGAGACGATCAAGAAGTTCATCGACTTCGCGGGGCCGGCCGTCTACGTCGTGATGTTCATCCTCGCCGGCTACATGGTGTGGCGTGCGGGCTGGCGCAACATCGGCATCAATCTCGGCGGCGTCAAGTATCACGGCGCGCAGGTGATTCCGGTGATGATCACGGCCGTGTCGCTCGTCGTGTCGTATTTCTCCGGGCCGATGCTCAATTTCGGCGACTTCTCGCGTTACTGCCGCTCGTTCGGCGACGTCAAGCGCGGCAACTTCTGGGGGCTGCCGGTCAACTTCCTCGCGTTCTCGCTCGTCACGGTAGTCACCACGGCCGCGACGCTGCCGGTGTTCGGAGAGCTGATCACCGACCCGGTCGCGACGGTCGGCCGCATCGATCATCCGACCGCGGTGATCCTCGGCGCGCTGACGTTTACGATCGCGACGATCGGTATCAACATCGTCGCGAACTTCGTGTCGCCCGCGTTCGATTTCTCGAACGTCGCGCCGCGGCTGATCAGCTGGCGCGCAGGCGGGATGCTCGCGGCCGTCGCGTCGATCTTCATCACGCCGTGGAACCTGTTCAACAACCCGGCCGTGATCCATTACACGCTCGATGTGCTCGGCGCGTTCATCGGCCCGCTGTACGGCGTGCTGATCGCCGACTTCTACCTCGTCAAGCGCGGCCGGCTGGTGCGCGACGATCTGTACACGATGTCGGAGCGCGGCGCGTACTGGTACACCGGCGGCGTGAACCGTCGCGCGCTCGCCGCGCTGCTGCCGGCCGCGGTGATTGCGGTCGTGTGCGTGATGGTGCCGGGCTGGGAGGCCGCCGCGAATTTCTCGTGGTTCATCGGCGCGGGGCTCGGCTTCGCGTTCTACCGGTTGCTCGTGAGCACGAACGCGTGA